The nucleotide window TACAAGTTTAAGTAATAGTAAACCAGAAGATAGAAAAAAGATGATTAGAAAACTTCTTGGTCTTGAAAAGATAGATTTTGTAGAAAAAGAGTTAATAGAAAAAAGTAGGGAATTAAAAAGAGAGATAGATGCTTTTAAAGAAGTATTACTAAGTAGTGAAGATATAACTATAAAAAAAGAAAACATAGTTGAACAAACATCTCAAAAAGAAGAGTTTTTAAAAGAGATAGATAAACAAAGTTTAGTTTTAGAAGAGTTAAATAAAAAAGCTTCTACTATAAAACAAGAGTTAGAACAACTTACAAAAACAAAAGAACAAAAACAAAGCCTAAAAGCTAGATGTGAACTTTTAACAAATACAATCAACTCTCACCAAAAAGCACAAGAGAAACTACAAACGGAATTAAATACTCTATATACAAAACAAGAAGAGTTAAAAGGTTTACAAACTATAAAGCAAGAGTATATAACTTTACATGAAACTCTAAAAGAGCAAGATAAACTAAAAGAGTATAGTCTAAGAAAAGATGGATTACTTTTAGAGCAAAAAGAGTTAAGAGAACAATACACAAAAGCAAAGGATAGTATAAAAGTATTAGAGTTTGAAACAAAAGAGCATTTAGAGTTAGTAGAAAAAGAAAAAGAGTTAGATAAGAGTATAGAAAAGTATAAACAACTACTAACAAATAAAGAGTTAGATGAAAAAAGAGTAATACAAGAAATAGCAGGTGAAGAGAAGCTAATAGCTGATATAAAAAAGAAAATAGAAAATATCACAACACTTGGACGTGAATCAAACTGTCCAACTTGTACAAGACCTCTTTTAGATGAGTATGATAGTGTTATATTCTCACTAGAGCAAATAGTAACAAATACACAAAATACAAAGATAGATACTGCAAAAGAACAACTAGCAAATATAAAAGATGAAAAAGAAAAACTAGAAGAACAACAAAAAGCATATATAAAAGAGCATTTTGAAATCTCTAAAAAGATAAATCTAATAGAAAATAAAAAAAGAGATTTATTAGCCCTAAAAGAACACTTTGAAAAAGTGACACAAAAGGGAGTGAAAAATAAAGAGGAGTTAAGTAAACTTGAAATCTATAGTTATGATAAGAACTTACATGAAGAACTGCTTTTAAAACAAAAAGAGTTAAAAACTAAGTATGAGTATATACTCTCTCTTGAAACAATGCTAAAAAGAGTTGATACTATAAAAGAGGAGTTACAAACTTCTATAAATAATCAAGATAAATACAATCTAGAACTTCTTCAAAAAGATTTAGAGTATAAAGCTATAGACTATGATGAGGTAAAACATCAAGAAAAATCAAAAGAGTTTGATGAGGTACAAAAACAAAAAGATAGTCTAATAAGTCTAATAAATGATTTAAAAGTAAAAATAGCAACTATACAAGGACAAATCAAAACTATACAAGAGAGTTTATCAAACAATGAAACTCAACTAAAAAAAGTACAAACAAAAAAAGATGACCTAAACGACTATGAAAAAATCAAAATAAATCTAGCAGAGTTTAAAACAAAACTAAACTCAAAAGTAGCTCCAAGAATCTCTGATATTGCTTCAACTATGTTTGCTCAAATCACAAAAGGAAAATATCAACATATAGAGGTTTCAAATGAGTTTGACTTTTATATCTATGATGAAGGTAAAAGATATCCAATAGAGCGATTTAGTGGTGGTGAAATCGACCTTGCAAACTTGGTTTTAAGAATCGCCATTTCTAAAACTTTGAGTGAATTAAGTGGTGCAAATAGTGTAGAGTTTTTAGCTTTTGATGAAGTTTTTGGAAGTCAAGATGATACAAGACGAATGGAAATCCTTGAAGCCTTTCATACAATCAAAGAACAATATAGACAAATATTTTTGATCAGCCATGAAATGGAGATAAAAGAGATGTTTGAACGGGTTGTAGAGGTTTAGAAATAAAAAAGAGTTATTTGTGAGTATTTTATATAATATACTTGATTTTTAAAATTAGACAAGGAAAAAAATTGAGTGAAGAAATAAAAAATACGCTAGATATAGAATGTCCACATTGTTTAGAAGAAAATAAAATAAATTTATCTAAAGAAATAAGATGCAAGAAATGCGAGAAACCTTTAATTGGTGAAAAATATAGAAAACCTATATTATCTGCAATGACTACAATTCTTATTGGAAGTGGATTGGGTATTACTGCTGATGCTTATTTGAATATAAATAGAGCATCTGTGAAAACTGAATATAAAATGATGAAAACTTGCATTGGATTATTTGGCTCATATACTTTTGTTAGAGATAGATGTGCTTGTGCTGTTGAGTCTATGTCAGGTGTAATTGATGCACAAAGAGCTAGAATATTAGGTATAGAAAAACTTGAAAAAATTTTGAGAAACCGTTACAATGAATGTGACTAAATTTTTTAATTTAATCAAACCAATGTTCAGGTGTTTCATCTTCTAATAGCTCTTGAATAAAGTAACCATTATTTAAAAATTTACAATATTCTTGTAGCTGCAAAAAAGTAACTTCTCTGATGCTTTTTTGTTTTTGTATTATTATTCTTTTATGCCACTTTTCTAATTTATCTAAAACTCTTTTTTTATCATTTTCTTCATTTGTATCACTATGTTTTTCATAATATTTTGCAAAACCTTTTAAGTCGTTTGTCTCAAGTCTTGTAGATATTTTTATTTCTTTTTCAAAAATAATCCATAATTTTTTGAATTTTTCTAAATTAGTTTCTTTTGTCCCCATATTTGTCCTTAATGGTTATTGCATAATTCTTTAATTGATAATAACTTTATCAAAAAATAATAAAAAAGGAATAAAAAATGGCAAATGATAATCATAAAGCTAATCAAGGAAATAAAAATAAAGGAACATCTGGTAATAATGTTGCAAATGCAAAAGTTAATGGTAATAGAGGTGCACAGTTAAATCCTAATAATAAAAGAGGGAATAACTACTCAAATAAAGGTAAATAATAAAAAAGAGATATTCTTATATCTCTTTTTTTAGGATATTAGTATTTTATATTAATATAAGAGAAAATATAGCAATTATTAAAATTTGAACAGAGGTAATAATTAAAAAAAATTTTCTTTTATATGTTATATTATGAATGGATTATTTTAAATTTTTAAATAATTTTTATAATATTAAATAAAGAGTTAAATAGTAAGTATAATAAATTAAAAACAATGAACAAAATAAAACTAGAATACCACCAAGAAATAGATAACAAAATAGTAAAAAAAGAGTTAGAGTTTGAAGAGGATTTGATTAAAGTTCCATACTCTAAGACTTCACTTTTTGTCTCAAAAATAGAAGGTAAATCTATGCAACCAGTTATTTCTGATAACTCTTTGGTTGTTGCTGATTTATCTCAAAAAGAGTTTGAAGATGAAGCAATATTTTTGATTTATAAAGATGATAATATGTGGATAAAAAAAGCTAGTCTTATAGAGCAAAAAGAGTTTTTTGTATCTATAAATCCTGATTTTTCTCATCTTGTTTATAAAAAAGAGGATTGTAGAATCATCGCAAAAGTTTTGATATATTTTGAAAATGAAAACTAATCAAATAATCATATTTTACGATGAAGAGTGCCCTTTTTGTAAAAACTATACAAACTTTTTGAAGCTAAAAAAGAGTTTTGATTTAAAACTAATAGATGCAAGAAAAAATAAAATAGAACTAGAAAATATTTGTAAAAACCTAGATATAAACGATGGTTTTATAGTTGTTTATGAAAATCATTGTTTTCAAGGAGCTAAAGCTTTAGAGTTTTTAAATAGTGCAGTTGATAAAACTACGATTTTGGGAAAATTGCACTTTTTCTTTGCTTACGATAATACTTTTTCAAAATTTTTATACAAAATTCTTTTTATTTTGAGAAAATTTATACTTTTTATTTTAAGAAAAGATAGCAAAATCTAATCTTTTCTTAATATCTTAAAAATCACTCATAAAATGAGTCTATATTTTTTTTGTGTCTATTTGCCCACTCTTCAAAACTCAAAGCAGACTCTTTTTTAACTTTTTCTTTACACTCTTGATATATCTCTTCGGCTCTATCTTTTGGAATAACTGCAATTCCTTCTTCATCAGCAACTATTATATCACCTGGATTTACATTTATTCCACCAGCAATTATTGGTGTATTTACTGGAACAGCTTGTTTTTTTGTTCCTGGCATTGCTAAAACACCACGTCCAAACATTGGAATTCTTTTTTCTCTAATCTCTGCGATATCCCTTACAACACCATCAATCACAAAACCTACAATTCCTCTGTTATACGCAATAGTGGCTACATTTCCACCAATCACTGCATAATCCATTGTATTTGATTGGGCTACTATTATAGAACCAACTGGCGCTTCATAAATAGCTCTATGAAGTGCTAAATTTTCTCCTGCAACCATATTTACAGTAAATGCAGGACCTGAGATTCTAGGAATATTTGACCAAAGCTCTTTTATTCCAGCATCCATAAAACTTTCTCTTTTTAAAGTTCCTGCATAATCACAAGGTGAAATTTCACTAAATTTTTTATAATCCACATATTCTCCTTATTATTGGTAAGAAATATTACACTATTAAAATAAAAAGTTGCAAATACTTAGAAAATCAATAATACAATTTTCATTATCAATAGGATAAAATAAGATATGTCAAATACAAAAACACTACATCCCAGAAATTTTCATAACAATAGATATGATTTTACTACTTTAATAAAATCTCAAGATAGTCTAAAAGAGTTTGTAAAACCAAATAAATATGGTGATTTATCAATAGATTTTGCAAATCCTGAGGCTGTTATTACTTTAAATAAAGCCTTATTATCGCATTTTTATGGGATTAAAAATTGGGAAATCCCAAAAGGATATTTATGTCCTCCAATTCCTGGACGAGCTGATTATATACATCATATTGCGGATTTATTAGCTTTAAGTAACAATGGAAAAATTCCTAAAGGAAAAGCTATAAAAGGTTTAGATGTTGGAGTTGGAGCAAATTGTATTTATCCTATTATTGGTGTTAGCGTTTATGGTTGGCAGTTTTTAGGAAGTGATATAGAAAAAAGTTCTATTGAATCAGTTTTAAATATCATAAATTCAAATGAAATTTTAAAAGAAAATATCAAAGTATTACAGCAAGAAAATCCTTCTAATATTTTTGTAAATATTATCAATAAAGATGAAAAATATGATTTTACTTTATGCAATCCTCCTTTTCATAAATCATTAGATGAAGCATTAGCAGGAAATAAAAGAAAAGTTCAAAATCTTACAAAACAAAAAAGTACAAAAAGTGCTCTAAATTTTGGTGGGAAAAACAACGAACTTTGGTGCGAAGGTGGAGAAATAGTATTTATTAAAAATATGATAAAAGAGAGTTTAGCGTTTTCAAAAAACTGTCTTTGGTTTACAACTCTTGTATCAAAAAAAGAGAATCTTCCTTTTATTTATAAAGCATTAAAAGATCTAAAAGCAGTAGAAGTAAAAACAATAGAAATGGCTCACGGTCAAAAGATAAGTAGAATAGTAGCTTGGACTTTTTTACCAAAAGATGAGCAAAAAACTTGGGCTAAAAATAGAGTAAATTAATCTACGCCCAATATTTTAAAATACTCATCTCTGCTTATTTCACTAGCTCCCAAACTAGCTAAATGGTCATTGTAAACTTGACAATCTATGATTTTGATTTCATTTTCTTTTGCCCATTGGCAAAGATGATAAAAAGCAACTTTTGAAGCATCAGTTACCTTTGCAAACATACTTTCACCACAAAAAACATCACCAATAACAAGTCCATAAAGTCCACCAACTAACTCATCATCCAAATATGTTTCAATAGAAAATGCAACTTCAAGTTCATGTAAGTTTGTATAAGCTTGTATGAACTCTTCACTTATCCAAGTGCTATCTTCATGTTTTCGTTTAATTTCGGCACATTCACGCATAACTCTTTCAAAGTTTTCATTTGATTTGACAACAAAGCCTTTGTTTGTTATTGATTTTTTTAGGCTTTTAGATACTTTCATTTCATTTGGATTTAACACCATTCTTTTATTTGGAGAAAACCAATGAATATAACCATAATCGTCAATATACCAAGGAAAAATCCCATTTTCATAAGCATTTATAAGTCTTTGAGGATGAAAGTCACCACCAACAGCAACTAAATCATCTTTCATCATCTCCAAAGTTGGAAAATCAAAGTTATCATCATCTAATAAATAGATTTTATATTTTTTATCAAGTAATTTCATATTTGTATTTTATTGAAAAAAATGTTAATATCCGACCAATTTAAAAGAAAAAGATAGGAATTTATGGCAAATAGTTATAAAAGAATAGATGCACATCTGTCTAGTTTGGGATATTGTACACGAGGTGAAGCAAAAAAGTTTTTGAGAATTTTTGAAGTTTTAGTAAAAGACAAAAGAGTTTTTGACCCATCTTTAAAAGCATATCATGATGATATCAAAATTGATGGTGAGCCAATAGATGCTGAAACAATCACTATTTTATTAAATAAACCAAATGGTTTTATTTGCTCTCATAATGATGCAGGAAGTTTGATTTATTCTTTAATTCCACAACGTTGGAATAGAAGAAATCCAAAAATCTCAACTGTTGGAAGACTTGATGTTGATACAACAGGAGCTATTATTTTAACAGATGATGGAGACTTAAATCATAGATTAACAAGTCCAAAAAGTGATGTTATAAAAGTTTATGAAGCTACACTTGCAAAACCACTAAAAGGTGATGAAGCTCAAATCTTTGCAAGTGGAGAACTTATGCTAAATGGTGAAAAGAAACCTTTACTTCCAGCTATTCTTGAAATTATAACTCCAACACAAGTTCGACTTGAAATTGTTGAGGGAAAATATCATCAAGTAAAAAGAATGTTTGCAGCAGTAGGAAATAGGGTAGTTAAACTTCATAGATTAAATTTTGCAGGATTTGATGTAGAAGATTTAAAAGAGGGTGAATATAAGTTTATAAAACTTTAACACTCCTCTTTTTTTGTTATTGTCCAATCTTTATTTTCTTCTTGAAGTTTATCTATTTGTTTTTGAGTTAAGTCAAGATACTTCATAATTTTTCCATCAAAAATAATACAAGGGAAAACTTCCTCTTTTTTAAAGAGATTTTTTATACTTTCAAACATAATAACTCTTAGTAAAATTTTGCTTTTATTTTATTTTCTAACTCTTGAACAGTTTCAATTGCATCTTTTTCATGATTTGAAAATCCCCAATTAACTAAAACTGAATCAACACCTGCATTTGTAGCAGCCATAATATCTTTGTGAGAATCACCAATTAGTTGTGCATTATGTTTTTGTATATTATGTTTATCCAAAATTTTATAAACCATTTCAGGATGTGGTTTTGGATTTTTTACACTGTCATATCCTAAAATAGTTGAAAAATATTTTGCTAAACCCACATGATTTAGCATCTTATATGCATAAGTTGAGTTTGCATTTGTTGCAACTGCAAGTGTAAAATCACCTTTTAAATCTTCAATTAGTTTAGTAATACCATCATAAACAGCCAAATCACTTAAACAGTGTTGATTATAATACTCTTCAAAAAGTTTTGTTTGTTCTTGTGTAAACTCTTTTGTTCCATAAAAAAACTCTGCTGAGTTTATAGTTGGGTCATTTACTTTTTCTAAAATATGATTTTTTTCTAATTTTTCAAAACCTAAATTTTCTCGTACATAATTTATAGTATTTGTAATGGCAAATCCACTATCAATCAATGTTCCGTCCATATCAAACATTATTAGACGCATTAAATTCCTTTTTTCTTTTGATTTTTTATTATATTATTAAAAATATAAGTAAATAGTTAAAAAAAATAAACAAATAGGAGAACTTTTATCTTATTTTAATATTTGAACTGATATTATTCTTCCATAGGATATTTGTATTAAATCCTCCTACTACTAAATACATATGATTTTGTATCCTATACTCTGAAATAGATTTGAATACGGGCTTTACAGTTTTTCCCTCTGTAAAGCCTTTTTTTATGCCTTAATAATCTGAATTTTATAAACAAGTGAATATAATACGGCTAAAATTTGGGAGTTCCAATTGAAAAAAATCTTACCTTTTTTTACAATAATAGTAATAATTGCCATCATTGTTATAATATTTTTATCAATGTCAAATAGTAAACAAATGGTTGTTTTAAAAGAGGGTAATACTACTCAAACACCACTTGATATAGTTTTAGGAAAATATCAAGATAGTGATTGTGGGATGATTATTGATAATCTTGATTATGTTTCTCAAGTTGTAGCTCCTGATGGTAAAACTTGGTTTTTCCATGATCACGGTGGAATGGCAAATTGGTTAAAAGATAAAGCTTTTAAAGATGAAGCAAAAATCTGGGTTAGAACTATCGATACAAAAAAATATATAGATGGAAGAACGGCTTGGTATAGTCAAACAGATATAACTCCTATGAGATACGGATTTGGTGCTTATGAAAATAAACAAGATGGATTTATTACTTTTGAAGAGATGAGTTTAAAAATGCTTCGAGGTGAAACTATGGCAAATCCAGTTTACAAAAAAGAATTATTAGGTAAATAATGGAAGCAATTAGTATTATAACTATTATTTCAATAGCTTTTTTAGGTTCATTTGGTCATTGTGTTGGAATGTGTGGAGGAATTGTTATCGCATATTCAAGTACAAAAATAAAAGCTGAATGGTCAAAACAAGTTCAAGCTATTGCTCATTTATTGTACTCTTTTGGAAGAATTACAACTTATATGATATTGGGAGCTTTATTTGGTCTTGTTGGTGGAGTTGTGACTTTTGATAATCTTACAAGTGGGATATTTTTACTTATAACTGGATTTATGATGGTTTTAGTTGGACTTTCACTTCTTGGAAAAATCAAGTTTTTAACAATGCTTGAACATAGTTGCTCAAAATCATCTTTTTATCAAAAAACATTTAAATCACTTTTAGGTTCAGATTCTTTATTTAGTTTTTATCTTTTAGGTATGCTAAATGGACTACTTCCATGTGGTTTTGTATATGTTTTTGCAATTACAGCAGCTAGTACAGGAAGTGCATTTTGGGGTGCATTTGTAATGCTGATTTTTGGACTTAGTACAATACCTGCACTTTTTTCTCTTGGTTTTTTTGTTGGACTTTTTAAACAATCAAATTTAAGAGATTTATTTATTAAACTTGCTTCAATTTTAGTAATTGCTTTTGGAATATACATAGGATATATCGGTTATGAATATCTAACAGATCCAACAAAATCAATTTTAAGTTGTCATATATAAATCAACAAAATAAATTTTATAAAGGAGGAAATAATGATCAGTAAAAATAGAAAATACTTTAGTCTTTTCGGAATTTTAGCTGCGACTGTAGATAAAAAAATACAATCAATAAATTGTATGATTCATTCTATTTTATCAAAAATGCCAAAAATTACTAAACAATTGTTACAAAAACAATTAAAACCAATCAAATTATATTCAACAAATAACATATAAATAATAATTTAGGAAAATTAATAATGCAAAAAAAATTATCTATAAGCTTAGTTGCAAGCTTTCTAATAGCAACAAACCTTTTCTCAGCTCAAGATTTAGAAACAATCACAGTTAATTCATCTGCAATTAAATCTGATGAAAAAACAGCAACTTTTTCTACAGAAATATATACAAAAGAAGATATTGATAAATCAAAATCAAAAGATATTTATGAATTTCTATCATCTCAAACTTCTGTTAATGTTAATTCATATTTTGGGAATACATTTTCTCAATTATTAGATTTAAGAGGTTATGGAATATCAAATGGTGGTGAAAATCTTATAGTTTTAGTTAATGGTAGAAGAATGAATAATATTGATTCTACACCACAATTATTGAGTTCAATTCCAATTGATAGCATTGAAAAAATTGAAATTTTAAAAGGTACAGGTTCTGTTCAGTTTGGTGATGGAGCAAATGCAGGTGTAATTAATATTATTACTAATGGTATTAATGAAAGTTATATAAAAGCCTATGTTGGAAATAATGGTGTTAAAAATGGAACATTAAGTTTTGGACATAGTTTTGATAAAGTTATTATAAATGGTTACACAGATTATAGTTCAACAGATGGAAATATATATAATAGCAATGATGAAAAAAATGATAATTACAATAAAAATAAAAAGATTAGTGTAACATATTTTCCAATAGATGAATTAGAATTAAATTTATCAAGAAGTTACTCAAATATGAATACTAAATATGGAAGTTCTATAACATTAGATGATTATGAAAATAATATCAATAGAACATCATATTTTACAGAACAATATTTTAGAAGTTATGTAACAAGTGTAGGAGCTAAATATAATATAAATAATAATTTATCTCTTGAATTAGATTTTAATGATGAAAATAAGTTAAGTAGATATTCTTCAGGTTGGGCTTCAAATTATGATTATAAATCTTTTGGAAGTAAATTAAATTATAATTATGAAGATTTAAAAATTGCTGTAGGCATTGATGGATTTAATGGTGATAGAATAAGTTCTAGTGATATAACTACAAAAGACAATAAAGCAGTTTTCATATCAGCAGAATATAATATAACAGATGATTTAAAAATATCTTCTGGTGTAAGAAGAGAAAATGTTGAATACAAATATCAACCAAATAGTGGAAGTAGTTTAGAAGAAGATGATTATTTAAATGCTTACGATGTAGGAGTTAACTATATTTTGGATGAGAAATCATCTATATTTGCAAATTATAATAGAAGTTATCAAGCTCCTGATATTGATAAATTTTTTACCTATGGTTCGTTTAATAATTTTATCGAACCATCTAAAGTTCATAATTATACAGTTGGATATAATAATATTTTACAAAATAATAAATTTAAATTTTCTATATTTAGAGCTGATTTAAAAAATGAAATTTATTATTATAATACTGGTTCTTGGTTAACTTCATTTAATACAAATATAGATAAATCTCATAAATATGGTTTAGAGATATTTGATAAATATTTAATTAATGAAAATTTATATACATCTTTTAATTATTCATATATTATTGCAAAAATTGATGAAGAAAATGAAGGAAATGGTGCATATAATGGTAAATATTTGCCAGGAGTTTCAAAGCACAATATTACAGTTAATTTAGGTTATAATATAAATAATATAAATACTATATTATCTCATACTTATAAAAGTAGCGCTTATGCATCTAATGATTTTGAAAATAATTTTACTCAAAAACAAGAAGTGTATAATTCTACAGATTTTACAATTTCATATACTTATCAAAATCTTGAATTATTTGGGAAAATTCAAAATATTTTTGATGAAAAAAATGGAATGTGGATTAGGGATGATGCAATTTATCCAATTAATTTTGAAACAACGTATTATGCTGGTATGAAAGTAAAATTCTAATATGAAAAAAATTTTATTTATACTAATTTTTTGTATAAATTTGTTGGCAGAAGAGAGAATTGTAACTCTCTCTCCATCAATAAATGAAATTGTATTTGCTTTAGGTGTTGGAAAAAATGTAGTTGCAAATACAAATTTTTGTGATTATCCTGAAGAATCAAAGAATGTTACAAAAATTGGTGGATATAACAATATCTCTTTAGAAAAGATATTGAAATTAAAACCAACAGTTGTAATAGGGCAAGATTATGATGAAAAACTAAATTCAAATTTAAAAGCTTTGGGTATTAAAACTTTGATTTATAAAACAAATACAATAAATACTATTCAAAATACTATAAATGATTTAGGTGATTTTTTTGATAAAAAAGATAAAGCAAAAGAGTTAAATATGAATATAACAAATGCTTTAAATTCTTTAAATTCAATAGTTGAAAATAAGAAATTCTTGATTGTTATAAGTCCACAAACCACTCTTTCTAATCAAATTTATATAACAGGGAATTATATCTATTTTGAAGATGTTATAAAAGCAAGTGGAAATCAAAATGCTTATTCTTCAAAAAATCATGCGCAACCTGTTGTAAATACAGAAAAAATTATAAATATGAATCCTGATATAATTGTTTTATTAACTCCATTTTTAGAAGGCGATAAAAAATCTCAAAATGAGATTATCAAAATTTGGAAAGATTTACCAATAAATGCATCAAAAAATGATAATATTTATACTATCGATAAATTATACGCTGGAATACCAAGCCATAGAATAGAGTTTTTTATAAAAGATTTTAGGAAGATATTAGAAAATGTTAGAGATAAAAAATTACAATAGTTCAATTTTAAAAGATATTTCATTTGTTTTAAAAAAAGGTGAAAATCTAATAATTTTGGGCGAAAATGGTGCAGGAAAATCAACTTTAGCAAAAGTTTTATCTAATCTAATATCAAATGATAAGGTTTTACTTTTTGAAGAGAATATCTCAAAAATAGATGATTTAAAAAGAGCAAAACTTATAAATTATATTCCTCCAAGACTCTCTATTTTTGATGAATATATTACTTTAAAAGAGTTTTTAGAACTCTCAAGTGTTGATATAGTTGATAATAATAAAATAGATAAAATAATCTTTTTATTAAAACTTGAAAAATTAAAAAATAGGTTTTGCAAAGCTTTTAGTTCAGGTGAAAAGCAACTTTTACTTCTTGCAAGTGCAATTATGCATAATGCAAAAATAACGATTTTTGATGAATTAACAGCAAATTTAGATATAAGTAGATTAAAAGAAGTTTTTGAGATATTAAATTCAGATTTATTGGAGCAAAAAATAGTAATTACACATAATTTAGATTTAGCCTATGCACTAAAATATAAAGTTTTATTTGTAAAAAATGGAAAAATAGCGTTTTTTGATGAGCATGAAAAATTTTTTACAAATGAGAATTTAGAAAAATTTTATAATAAAACTATTTTAAAACTAGAAAACCATTTGGTAGTTAATTTATGAAAATTTTACTTTATTTTTTTAGTTTTATTATAGTTATTATTTCGCCATTTTTAGGTGAAGTAACTCTTAGTTTTAAAGAAATTTTTGATTCAACAAATAGTTCTTCTATGGTATTTTGGG belongs to Arcobacter defluvii and includes:
- a CDS encoding AAA family ATPase, which gives rise to MILTKLKLENFKKYNSFEISFDLGLIGIIGKNGSGKSTIFEAILFALYGELRNKGDKEVVRNANATSKDIVSVELDFEIGESIYKIIREFRGKTLSANAKLYKNEELITTGAKEVTTTISNLTKMSKDAFMHTLFASQKELTSLSNSKPEDRKKMIRKLLGLEKIDFVEKELIEKSRELKREIDAFKEVLLSSEDITIKKENIVEQTSQKEEFLKEIDKQSLVLEELNKKASTIKQELEQLTKTKEQKQSLKARCELLTNTINSHQKAQEKLQTELNTLYTKQEELKGLQTIKQEYITLHETLKEQDKLKEYSLRKDGLLLEQKELREQYTKAKDSIKVLEFETKEHLELVEKEKELDKSIEKYKQLLTNKELDEKRVIQEIAGEEKLIADIKKKIENITTLGRESNCPTCTRPLLDEYDSVIFSLEQIVTNTQNTKIDTAKEQLANIKDEKEKLEEQQKAYIKEHFEISKKINLIENKKRDLLALKEHFEKVTQKGVKNKEELSKLEIYSYDKNLHEELLLKQKELKTKYEYILSLETMLKRVDTIKEELQTSINNQDKYNLELLQKDLEYKAIDYDEVKHQEKSKEFDEVQKQKDSLISLINDLKVKIATIQGQIKTIQESLSNNETQLKKVQTKKDDLNDYEKIKINLAEFKTKLNSKVAPRISDIASTMFAQITKGKYQHIEVSNEFDFYIYDEGKRYPIERFSGGEIDLANLVLRIAISKTLSELSGANSVEFLAFDEVFGSQDDTRRMEILEAFHTIKEQYRQIFLISHEMEIKEMFERVVEV
- a CDS encoding alpha-amylase, whose translation is MANDNHKANQGNKNKGTSGNNVANAKVNGNRGAQLNPNNKRGNNYSNKGK
- a CDS encoding S24 family peptidase, coding for MNKIKLEYHQEIDNKIVKKELEFEEDLIKVPYSKTSLFVSKIEGKSMQPVISDNSLVVADLSQKEFEDEAIFLIYKDDNMWIKKASLIEQKEFFVSINPDFSHLVYKKEDCRIIAKVLIYFENEN
- a CDS encoding DCC1-like thiol-disulfide oxidoreductase family protein; translated protein: MKTNQIIIFYDEECPFCKNYTNFLKLKKSFDLKLIDARKNKIELENICKNLDINDGFIVVYENHCFQGAKALEFLNSAVDKTTILGKLHFFFAYDNTFSKFLYKILFILRKFILFILRKDSKI
- a CDS encoding RraA family protein; the encoded protein is MDYKKFSEISPCDYAGTLKRESFMDAGIKELWSNIPRISGPAFTVNMVAGENLALHRAIYEAPVGSIIVAQSNTMDYAVIGGNVATIAYNRGIVGFVIDGVVRDIAEIREKRIPMFGRGVLAMPGTKKQAVPVNTPIIAGGINVNPGDIIVADEEGIAVIPKDRAEEIYQECKEKVKKESALSFEEWANRHKKNIDSFYE
- the rlmF gene encoding 23S rRNA (adenine(1618)-N(6))-methyltransferase RlmF; amino-acid sequence: MSNTKTLHPRNFHNNRYDFTTLIKSQDSLKEFVKPNKYGDLSIDFANPEAVITLNKALLSHFYGIKNWEIPKGYLCPPIPGRADYIHHIADLLALSNNGKIPKGKAIKGLDVGVGANCIYPIIGVSVYGWQFLGSDIEKSSIESVLNIINSNEILKENIKVLQQENPSNIFVNIINKDEKYDFTLCNPPFHKSLDEALAGNKRKVQNLTKQKSTKSALNFGGKNNELWCEGGEIVFIKNMIKESLAFSKNCLWFTTLVSKKENLPFIYKALKDLKAVEVKTIEMAHGQKISRIVAWTFLPKDEQKTWAKNRVN
- the aat gene encoding leucyl/phenylalanyl-tRNA--protein transferase; its protein translation is MKLLDKKYKIYLLDDDNFDFPTLEMMKDDLVAVGGDFHPQRLINAYENGIFPWYIDDYGYIHWFSPNKRMVLNPNEMKVSKSLKKSITNKGFVVKSNENFERVMRECAEIKRKHEDSTWISEEFIQAYTNLHELEVAFSIETYLDDELVGGLYGLVIGDVFCGESMFAKVTDASKVAFYHLCQWAKENEIKIIDCQVYNDHLASLGASEISRDEYFKILGVD
- a CDS encoding pseudouridine synthase → MANSYKRIDAHLSSLGYCTRGEAKKFLRIFEVLVKDKRVFDPSLKAYHDDIKIDGEPIDAETITILLNKPNGFICSHNDAGSLIYSLIPQRWNRRNPKISTVGRLDVDTTGAIILTDDGDLNHRLTSPKSDVIKVYEATLAKPLKGDEAQIFASGELMLNGEKKPLLPAILEIITPTQVRLEIVEGKYHQVKRMFAAVGNRVVKLHRLNFAGFDVEDLKEGEYKFIKL
- a CDS encoding HAD family hydrolase, whose translation is MRLIMFDMDGTLIDSGFAITNTINYVRENLGFEKLEKNHILEKVNDPTINSAEFFYGTKEFTQEQTKLFEEYYNQHCLSDLAVYDGITKLIEDLKGDFTLAVATNANSTYAYKMLNHVGLAKYFSTILGYDSVKNPKPHPEMVYKILDKHNIQKHNAQLIGDSHKDIMAATNAGVDSVLVNWGFSNHEKDAIETVQELENKIKAKFY